From a single Lolium rigidum isolate FL_2022 chromosome 7, APGP_CSIRO_Lrig_0.1, whole genome shotgun sequence genomic region:
- the LOC124671200 gene encoding auxin-responsive protein SAUR71-like: MCNVITIPSVAWLRRAVRRWRTRGSRSAAVPAGHVAVCAEGARFVVRLAHLGHPAFLELLRQAEEEYGFPAGASGPVALPCDEHRLRDVLRRVSSSSEERRSSRHRSGDSRPLLQGLAGEKLVS; this comes from the coding sequence ATGTGCAACGTGATCACCATCCCGTCGGTCGCCTGGCTGCGCCGCGCCGTGCGGCGGTGGCGCACCCGCGGCTCCAGGTCCGCGGCGGTGCCGGCGGGGCACGTAGCGGTGTGCGCCGAGGGCGCGCGGTTCGTGGTGCGGCTGGCGCACCTAGGCCACCCGGCGTTTCTGGAGCTGCTGCGGCAGGCGGAGGAGGAGTACGGTTTCCCGGCCGGCGCCTCCGGCCCTGTCGCGCTGCCCTGCGACGAGCACCGCCTTCGCGACGTCCTCCGCCGCGTCTCGTCTTCTTCTGAGGAACGCCGCTCCTCCCGCCACCGTAGCGGAGACTCGCGGCCGCTGCTGCAGGGGTTGGCCGGGGAGAAGCTCGTCTCATGA